The Dehalobacter sp. genome has a window encoding:
- a CDS encoding NAD(+)/NADH kinase — MGNKVGIWINHSKITKESITPQLINWFNSQGWETVPEWDQEITEDVDFVLSLGGDGTVLKAAREAARFNIPVLGVNYGRLGFLCEVERGEIYSALKKVLRNEYTVDERLMMITSYFKDGQIQQDMVLNDVVFIRDSEETLITLQVKLSGEPIASPPSDGLIIATPTGSTAYSLSAGGPVVSPDVQAMLITPLAAHALSSRPMVISNKEKIDISLTRGSKCRVTVDGKYMTTMNSGDVVRIETAPIKARFIRLGGRSFPKVVREKLRDRWHE, encoded by the coding sequence ATGGGAAACAAGGTAGGGATATGGATTAACCATTCTAAAATTACGAAAGAAAGCATCACCCCTCAGCTAATTAATTGGTTCAACAGTCAGGGATGGGAAACTGTACCGGAATGGGACCAGGAGATTACGGAAGATGTTGACTTTGTACTTTCCCTTGGCGGAGACGGCACAGTCTTGAAAGCTGCCAGGGAAGCCGCCCGGTTCAACATCCCGGTTCTCGGCGTGAATTACGGCCGGCTTGGTTTTTTATGCGAGGTTGAACGCGGCGAAATCTATTCTGCCTTAAAAAAGGTGCTGCGCAATGAATATACGGTCGATGAGAGACTCATGATGATTACTTCATATTTTAAAGACGGTCAGATACAGCAGGATATGGTTCTGAATGATGTCGTTTTTATCCGGGACAGTGAAGAGACGCTAATAACGCTTCAGGTCAAGCTTTCCGGTGAACCGATTGCGAGTCCGCCTTCGGACGGCTTGATTATTGCAACCCCGACAGGCTCGACCGCCTATTCACTTTCAGCCGGTGGACCTGTTGTGAGCCCGGATGTTCAGGCCATGCTGATCACGCCGCTGGCTGCCCATGCGCTTTCCTCCCGGCCGATGGTCATATCAAACAAGGAAAAAATAGATATCAGTCTGACCAGAGGCAGTAAATGCCGGGTGACCGTTGACGGAAAATATATGACGACCATGAATTCCGGAGATGTGGTCCGGATCGAAACGGCTCCGATCAAAGCAAGATTTATCCGGCTTGGAGGAAGGAGCTTTCCGAAGGTTGTCCGGGAGAAACTCCGGGACCGCTGGCATGAATAA